A section of the Mesorhizobium loti genome encodes:
- a CDS encoding FAD-binding oxidoreductase produces MNSMSLTTLDRGKTTVDAAAIEVLSAQLRGTLLQHGDAAYNEVRTIWNATVDRRPGLIVCCVGASDVIRAVNFARENRLLVSVRGGGHNIAGSAVCDGGLMIDLSPMKSVRVDPAARRAWVGPGATLADVDRETQAFGLVVPTGINSTTGISGLTLGGGFGWITRKFGLTIDNLVSADVVTADGKLLRASETENPDLFWALRGGGGNFGIVTAFEFQLHQMGPQVLSGLVVHPFADAEKVLEEYRKALETAPDELTCWVVMRQAPPLPFLPAEWHGKDVLVLAMCYCGDLQAGEKATKKLRAIGSPIADVVGPNPFTGWQQAFDPLLTPGARNYWKSHDFTELSDRAAEIVTEAIRELPGPECEIFIGHVGGAAGRVAQNATAFPQRSSHFVMNVHARWREPAMDRACIGWARSLYEAAKPYAAGTAYVNFMPEDEVDRVEAAYGGNYQRLLEIKQRYDPLNLFRMNQNLRPKQSQRAA; encoded by the coding sequence ATGAACAGCATGAGCCTCACCACGCTTGATCGCGGCAAGACGACAGTCGACGCCGCAGCCATCGAAGTGCTTTCCGCACAATTGCGCGGCACGCTGCTCCAGCATGGAGATGCCGCCTACAACGAAGTCCGCACCATCTGGAATGCCACGGTCGACCGACGGCCCGGGCTGATTGTGTGTTGCGTCGGCGCCTCCGACGTCATCCGTGCCGTGAATTTCGCCAGGGAAAACAGGCTTCTTGTCTCCGTGCGCGGCGGCGGCCATAACATTGCCGGCAGCGCCGTCTGCGACGGCGGTCTGATGATCGATCTGTCGCCGATGAAGTCGGTGCGGGTCGATCCCGCTGCCCGGCGGGCATGGGTCGGGCCGGGCGCTACGCTTGCCGATGTCGACCGCGAAACGCAGGCTTTTGGGCTGGTGGTGCCGACAGGCATCAATTCGACCACCGGCATATCAGGCCTGACGCTGGGCGGTGGCTTTGGCTGGATCACCCGCAAATTCGGCCTGACCATCGACAATCTTGTCTCCGCCGATGTGGTCACCGCCGATGGCAAGTTGCTGCGGGCCAGCGAGACGGAAAATCCGGACTTGTTCTGGGCGCTGCGTGGCGGCGGCGGCAATTTCGGCATTGTCACGGCATTCGAGTTTCAGCTCCATCAGATGGGTCCGCAGGTTCTGTCGGGGCTTGTCGTCCATCCTTTCGCCGATGCCGAGAAGGTGCTGGAGGAGTATCGCAAGGCGCTCGAAACGGCGCCCGACGAACTGACCTGCTGGGTGGTCATGCGGCAAGCGCCGCCGCTGCCCTTCTTGCCGGCCGAGTGGCATGGCAAGGATGTTCTGGTGCTGGCCATGTGCTATTGCGGTGATCTCCAGGCAGGTGAAAAGGCGACGAAGAAGCTTCGCGCCATCGGCTCGCCGATTGCCGATGTCGTCGGCCCCAACCCGTTCACCGGCTGGCAGCAGGCATTCGACCCATTGCTCACCCCGGGCGCCCGCAACTACTGGAAGAGCCATGACTTCACCGAGCTTTCCGACAGGGCAGCCGAGATCGTCACCGAAGCGATACGTGAGCTTCCTGGGCCGGAATGCGAGATATTCATCGGCCATGTCGGCGGTGCGGCGGGCCGAGTGGCGCAGAACGCAACGGCGTTTCCGCAACGCAGCTCGCACTTCGTCATGAATGTCCATGCCCGCTGGCGCGAGCCGGCGATGGACAGGGCCTGCATCGGTTGGGCGCGCAGCCTCTATGAGGCCGCCAAACCCTATGCCGCCGGCACGGCCTATGTGAACTTCATGCCTGAAGACGAGGTCGACCGGGTCGAAGCGGCCTATGGCGGCAATTACCAGCGGCTTCTGGAGATCAAGCAGCGCTATGACCCGCTGAACCTGTTCCGCATGAACCAGAACTTGCGGCCGAAACAAAGCCAGCGCGCAGCCTGA
- a CDS encoding aspartate aminotransferase family protein, producing the protein MSNPSLRERDAATIARIGKLRFSPLSVVGGQGNRLIEEGGRSLLDLSGSAGPAVLGYGHPAVVEAVETSVRNMAGASLLLYPNEPAVSLAERLLAITPGEGERRVWFGHSGSDANDCAVRVLQAATGRSRFISFIGSYHGNLSGSMGISGHTAMTHTLPRPGVVLLPYPDPFRPNFSGEEVLALLDYQFETTCPPHQVAAVFIEPLMSDGGLIVPPPGFLKALQERCRKHGIRIVVDEVKVGLARSGMMHCFQHEGLTPDLVVFGKGIGGGLPLSAVVGPKEIMDHAPAFALQTTAGNPVATSAGNAVLKTIESEGLVGRSARIGTLFSDALRALGAKHEIIGDVRGRGLAIGIDLVKDRVTRVPVPATTTAKIIYRGYELGAAFTYVGLKANVLEFMPPLTLTEDEVAEGVAIVDQAIADVNAGRVSDADVASFMMW; encoded by the coding sequence GTGAGCAATCCGAGCCTGCGCGAACGCGACGCCGCGACAATCGCGCGGATCGGCAAGCTGCGCTTCTCGCCGCTCAGCGTCGTCGGAGGTCAGGGCAACAGGCTGATCGAGGAAGGCGGCCGCTCGCTGCTTGACCTGTCAGGATCGGCCGGCCCAGCGGTGCTCGGCTATGGCCATCCGGCTGTTGTCGAGGCGGTCGAGACCTCGGTCCGGAACATGGCCGGCGCCAGCCTGCTGCTCTATCCGAACGAGCCCGCCGTCTCGCTGGCTGAGCGGTTGCTCGCGATCACACCGGGAGAAGGAGAGCGACGCGTCTGGTTCGGCCATTCCGGATCGGACGCCAATGACTGCGCGGTGCGGGTACTGCAGGCGGCCACCGGCCGTTCGCGCTTCATCTCCTTCATCGGCTCCTATCACGGCAACCTCTCCGGCTCGATGGGCATCAGCGGCCACACCGCCATGACGCACACGCTGCCGCGACCGGGCGTGGTGCTGCTGCCCTACCCCGATCCGTTCCGGCCGAACTTCAGCGGCGAGGAGGTGCTTGCCCTGCTCGACTACCAATTCGAGACCACCTGCCCACCGCACCAGGTCGCGGCGGTGTTCATCGAGCCGCTGATGTCGGATGGCGGGCTGATCGTGCCGCCGCCGGGGTTCCTGAAAGCACTGCAGGAGCGCTGCCGCAAACACGGCATCAGGATCGTTGTCGACGAGGTCAAGGTCGGGCTTGCCCGCAGCGGCATGATGCACTGCTTCCAGCACGAGGGACTGACGCCGGACCTTGTCGTGTTCGGCAAGGGCATCGGCGGCGGGCTGCCGCTGTCGGCCGTGGTCGGGCCAAAGGAGATCATGGACCATGCGCCGGCCTTCGCCTTGCAGACCACCGCCGGCAATCCAGTGGCGACATCGGCAGGCAATGCGGTGCTGAAGACGATCGAGAGCGAAGGCCTGGTCGGGCGCTCGGCGCGGATCGGCACGCTGTTCTCAGACGCACTGCGGGCGCTTGGCGCAAAGCACGAGATCATCGGTGATGTGCGCGGCCGCGGCCTTGCCATCGGCATCGATCTGGTCAAGGACCGCGTCACCCGCGTGCCGGTGCCTGCCACGACCACGGCCAAGATCATTTATCGCGGCTATGAGCTGGGCGCGGCCTTCACCTATGTCGGGCTGAAGGCCAATGTGCTCGAATTCATGCCGCCGCTGACATTGACCGAGGACGAAGTGGCCGAGGGCGTGGCGATCGTCGACCAGGCGATCGCCGACGTGAACGCCGGCAGGGTCTCGGATGCGGACGTCGCCTCCTTCATGATGTGGTGA
- a CDS encoding N-formylglutamate amidohydrolase, with protein sequence MTAQTEKDWPDAVEVLNEHGHSDIVLLCEHASNHMPAEYRQLGLDASHLQRHIAWDIGAAEVTRLLSARLDAPAFLSGYSRLLIDLNRPLHTPGSIPVLSEDTGIPGNVGIDAAERDRRAKIMFSPFHDRVAAHLDRRAAEGRSTRIVTIHSFTPVFLGVARPWHAGVLHEHAAGLAEAILSGLRTDTALNVAANVPYVISRDADYAVPVHGDDRGIPAVLIEIRQDLLANRAGIEEWADRLAAALPAHETETVS encoded by the coding sequence ATGACTGCGCAGACTGAAAAAGATTGGCCCGACGCCGTCGAGGTTCTCAACGAGCACGGCCACTCGGATATTGTCCTGCTGTGCGAGCATGCGTCCAACCACATGCCAGCCGAGTATCGGCAGCTCGGGCTCGATGCCAGCCATCTGCAACGCCACATCGCCTGGGATATCGGCGCCGCGGAGGTGACGCGCCTCTTGTCGGCACGGCTCGATGCGCCCGCCTTCCTCAGCGGCTATTCGCGGCTGCTGATCGACCTCAACCGGCCATTGCACACGCCAGGCAGCATCCCGGTTCTGTCGGAAGATACCGGCATTCCCGGCAACGTCGGCATCGATGCGGCGGAACGGGACCGACGCGCCAAAATCATGTTTTCGCCGTTCCATGACCGGGTGGCCGCACATCTCGATCGACGGGCAGCCGAAGGGCGGTCGACTCGGATCGTGACGATCCACTCTTTCACGCCGGTCTTCCTGGGTGTCGCCAGGCCATGGCATGCGGGTGTGCTGCATGAGCATGCCGCCGGTCTCGCCGAAGCGATTCTTTCGGGCCTGCGCACCGACACGGCACTCAATGTCGCGGCCAACGTGCCCTATGTGATCAGCCGTGACGCCGATTACGCCGTGCCCGTTCACGGCGACGATCGCGGCATCCCCGCCGTCCTTATCGAAATCCGGCAGGATCTGCTGGCAAACAGGGCCGGCATCGAGGAGTGGGCGGACCGCCTTGCGGCGGCACTGCCGGCACACGAGACGGAGACGGTTTCGTGA
- a CDS encoding glutamine synthetase — translation MTSTVEPLVAVVTTDLCAVTRGRFVVESRLQKTAATGVGWLQANLSMTPFNSIVDPNPWGSSGDLRLIPDLKARFRTERTGAATRFDMVAGDIVELDGSPWLGCTRTMLRDALAELKAATGLSVIAAFEHEFHIAGGSFAPAHSMSFAALRRTDPFAPNLMAALEEAGVGPEVVIAEFGDEQFEVTHEPADALTAADRAVAIREVTREVARNAGWRASFAPKTAPNAVGNGVHIHFSFVDEAGKPVTYDAAQPGGLSAKAGAFCAGVLRHLPAITAMTASSVSSFYRLKPHSWSSSYTWLADRDREASLRICPTVTIGGRDPARQYNVEYRAADATGNPYLSLAAIIRAGLEGLKADLPSPPLVTGDPTLMSEAERTKLGLVRLPETLPAALDALLADKTVTGWFAPVFIDTFVGLKRHEAERLAGLDPAAICDLYRTLY, via the coding sequence ATGACATCGACCGTCGAGCCCCTCGTTGCCGTCGTCACCACGGATCTCTGCGCCGTCACGCGGGGCCGCTTCGTTGTCGAAAGCAGGCTGCAGAAGACCGCAGCGACCGGTGTCGGCTGGCTGCAGGCCAATCTGTCGATGACGCCGTTCAATTCCATCGTTGATCCCAATCCCTGGGGGTCGTCCGGCGACCTGCGGCTGATCCCCGATCTCAAGGCGCGCTTCCGCACCGAACGGACCGGAGCGGCGACGCGCTTCGACATGGTGGCCGGCGACATCGTCGAGCTCGACGGCAGCCCTTGGCTCGGCTGCACGCGGACCATGCTCAGGGATGCGTTGGCGGAGCTGAAGGCGGCGACCGGCCTTTCCGTCATCGCCGCCTTCGAGCATGAGTTCCACATTGCCGGCGGCAGCTTCGCGCCGGCGCATTCGATGTCCTTTGCCGCGCTGCGCCGCACCGATCCGTTCGCCCCCAATCTGATGGCGGCACTGGAGGAGGCGGGCGTCGGCCCCGAGGTGGTCATCGCCGAATTCGGCGACGAACAGTTCGAAGTGACGCACGAGCCCGCCGATGCGCTGACGGCGGCCGACCGCGCTGTCGCCATCCGTGAAGTCACACGCGAAGTGGCGCGCAATGCCGGCTGGCGCGCGAGCTTCGCGCCCAAGACAGCGCCCAATGCCGTCGGCAACGGTGTGCACATCCACTTCAGCTTCGTCGACGAGGCCGGCAAGCCGGTGACCTACGATGCGGCGCAACCTGGCGGCCTGTCAGCCAAGGCTGGCGCCTTCTGTGCCGGCGTGCTGCGTCACCTCCCGGCGATCACCGCCATGACGGCCTCGAGCGTATCTTCCTTCTACCGGCTGAAGCCGCACAGCTGGAGCTCGTCCTACACCTGGCTCGCCGACCGCGACCGCGAAGCATCGCTGCGCATCTGTCCGACGGTGACGATCGGCGGACGTGATCCCGCGCGGCAATACAATGTCGAATACCGGGCAGCCGACGCCACCGGCAACCCCTACCTGTCGCTGGCGGCGATCATCCGCGCCGGGCTGGAAGGGCTGAAGGCGGACCTGCCATCGCCGCCGCTGGTCACCGGCGACCCCACCCTGATGAGCGAGGCGGAGCGGACTAAGCTCGGCCTGGTGCGGCTGCCCGAGACCTTGCCGGCGGCGCTGGACGCGCTTCTCGCCGACAAGACCGTCACGGGATGGTTCGCGCCTGTCTTCATCGATACCTTTGTCGGACTGAAGCGACATGAGGCCGAGCGTCTGGCCGGCCTCGACCCGGCAGCCATCTGCGATCTCTACCGGACGCTTTATTGA
- a CDS encoding cysteine hydrolase family protein: MTQASPKKALPRRDEAFRAGETALLVVDMQRIWLEPGADPSHPERGPDHYFYRKTSSQTIPNQERLLAAARANGVEVLHTIIQSLTEDGRDRSLDHKLTPIHVAPSLPEGLPVASLAPVGDEIMLPKTSSGIFNSTNVDYLLKNLGIRYLVVVGVLTDQCVDMTVRDGADRGYLVTCVSDACATITQERHDIALKAFGGYCWVTDTDTVVDRFNALGKKA; the protein is encoded by the coding sequence ATGACCCAAGCCTCACCCAAAAAGGCCTTACCCAGGCGAGACGAAGCCTTCCGTGCCGGCGAGACGGCGCTGCTGGTCGTCGACATGCAGCGCATCTGGCTGGAACCGGGCGCCGATCCCTCGCATCCGGAGCGCGGCCCCGACCATTATTTCTATCGCAAGACATCCTCGCAGACGATCCCCAACCAGGAGCGGCTGCTTGCGGCGGCGCGCGCCAATGGCGTCGAGGTGCTGCACACCATCATCCAGAGCCTGACCGAAGACGGCCGCGATCGCTCGCTCGACCACAAGCTGACGCCGATCCATGTCGCGCCGAGCCTCCCCGAGGGCCTGCCGGTTGCATCGCTGGCGCCGGTCGGCGACGAGATCATGCTGCCGAAGACCTCGTCCGGCATCTTCAACTCGACCAATGTCGACTATCTCCTGAAGAACCTCGGCATCCGCTACCTTGTCGTGGTCGGCGTGCTGACCGACCAATGCGTCGACATGACCGTGCGCGATGGCGCCGACCGCGGCTATCTCGTCACCTGCGTGTCGGACGCCTGCGCCACGATCACCCAGGAGCGCCACGACATCGCGCTGAAGGCCTTCGGCGGCTATTGCTGGGTCACCGACACCGACACCGTCGTCGACCGTTTCAACGCCCTGGGAAAAAAGGCATGA
- a CDS encoding MurR/RpiR family transcriptional regulator: MAIRDVLMRRDLALTPSEEKIVRLLLTDYPTSGLGTASSLARRAGVSDPTVVRLVVKLGYEGFPDFQSKLLAEVEARLHSPLLMMEAKRQSGSSDSAVLAYLDSVTAALQKATAATPVQTYERAARLLMEAKGEIVLVGGRFSRHIAGMLAGYLVQFRTGVRDLGVLSPQAFDTLADLGRRDVLVVFDYRRYQLDVMAYASQAAALDVRILLFTDQWLSPISDFAEVTIVSPLEVASPYDTLAPAIAQMEALTAHIVSTLGDEARARIERIEKVRHANAVTLDSDPQENGARQAAGPRKTPGPKSPKQDDKA; this comes from the coding sequence ATGGCGATACGCGATGTTCTGATGCGCAGGGATCTGGCGCTGACGCCATCGGAAGAGAAGATCGTCCGGCTGCTGTTGACGGACTATCCGACCTCTGGCCTTGGCACCGCCTCGTCGCTCGCCCGACGTGCCGGCGTCAGCGATCCGACCGTGGTCAGGCTGGTGGTCAAGCTCGGCTATGAGGGTTTTCCGGACTTCCAGTCAAAGCTTCTGGCCGAAGTCGAGGCCAGGCTGCATTCACCGCTGTTGATGATGGAGGCAAAACGGCAGAGCGGCTCCAGCGACAGCGCCGTGCTCGCTTATCTCGATTCCGTCACAGCGGCCCTGCAGAAGGCCACCGCCGCGACGCCGGTGCAGACCTATGAGCGGGCCGCTCGCCTTTTGATGGAGGCCAAGGGAGAGATCGTGCTGGTCGGCGGCCGGTTCAGCCGCCACATCGCCGGCATGCTGGCCGGATACCTCGTGCAGTTTCGCACCGGTGTCCGTGATCTCGGCGTGCTCTCCCCCCAAGCATTCGACACGCTGGCCGACCTTGGCCGCCGTGATGTGCTCGTCGTCTTCGACTATCGCCGCTACCAGCTCGACGTGATGGCCTATGCAAGCCAGGCAGCGGCGCTCGATGTACGCATCCTGCTTTTCACCGACCAATGGCTGTCGCCGATATCGGATTTCGCCGAAGTCACGATCGTCAGCCCGCTCGAAGTCGCCTCGCCCTACGACACGCTGGCGCCGGCAATCGCACAGATGGAAGCGCTTACCGCCCACATCGTTTCGACGCTGGGCGACGAGGCCCGGGCTCGCATCGAGAGGATCGAGAAAGTGCGCCACGCCAATGCGGTGACGCTCGACAGCGACCCGCAAGAGAACGGCGCACGCCAGGCAGCGGGACCACGCAAGACACCCGGACCCAAATCACCAAAGCAGGACGACAAAGCATGA
- a CDS encoding NAD(P)/FAD-dependent oxidoreductase gives MRNGSDVIVVGAGIVGSSTAYHLAKAGANVVLVEQTHPAGGPSGKSSALLHAFYLMPELSQLSIRGREILVSLPEIAGEGSFVTEIGMMWVCGNDNEAGWKAAAERIRGEGARIETLSPQAFADAAPGFALDNVALALWEPEYGYADAFGATNAIARAARANGAKILQNTLVENLRRQGGRITGVTLTDGTVLEADTVVLAAGPWTRRLLATVGLDLPLHVERHPMAVLDAAGQARKVMPFAWCDDISCNYARPENDGVILAGTWAGGGTGLRHEHAGRPRFVENPDAYMEGVEESESVEILETFATRVPAMAELGIRPGYAGLYDMSPDDLPVIGAMPGVEGLVVSAGSSGHGFKTGPAVGEAIARLVTEGPQSILAPFSPSRFKAA, from the coding sequence ATGCGAAACGGAAGCGACGTCATCGTCGTTGGTGCTGGAATTGTTGGATCGAGCACCGCCTATCATCTCGCCAAGGCCGGTGCGAATGTCGTGTTGGTCGAGCAGACCCATCCCGCTGGTGGTCCGTCAGGCAAGTCTTCGGCGCTGCTGCATGCCTTCTACCTGATGCCGGAATTGTCGCAGCTCTCCATCCGTGGCCGCGAAATCCTGGTGTCGCTGCCCGAGATCGCGGGCGAGGGGTCCTTCGTCACCGAGATCGGCATGATGTGGGTCTGTGGCAACGACAATGAGGCGGGCTGGAAGGCGGCGGCCGAACGAATCCGCGGCGAGGGCGCGCGGATCGAGACCCTGTCGCCGCAGGCTTTTGCGGATGCGGCACCCGGCTTTGCCTTGGACAATGTCGCGCTGGCGCTGTGGGAACCCGAGTACGGCTATGCCGATGCTTTCGGCGCCACCAACGCCATCGCCCGCGCCGCCCGTGCCAATGGCGCGAAGATCCTGCAGAACACGCTTGTCGAAAACCTTCGGCGGCAGGGAGGCCGCATCACCGGCGTCACCTTGACCGATGGCACCGTGCTGGAGGCCGATACGGTCGTGCTGGCCGCCGGCCCTTGGACGCGCCGCCTGCTGGCGACGGTGGGCCTCGATCTGCCGCTGCATGTCGAGCGCCATCCGATGGCCGTGCTCGACGCCGCCGGGCAGGCCCGCAAGGTGATGCCGTTCGCCTGGTGCGACGACATTTCCTGCAACTACGCGCGGCCCGAGAATGACGGCGTCATCCTGGCCGGCACCTGGGCCGGTGGCGGCACTGGCCTGCGTCACGAGCACGCCGGCCGGCCGCGTTTCGTCGAGAACCCCGACGCCTACATGGAAGGCGTCGAAGAGTCCGAATCGGTCGAGATCCTGGAGACCTTTGCTACCCGCGTGCCCGCAATGGCCGAGCTTGGCATCCGCCCCGGCTATGCCGGGCTCTACGATATGAGCCCCGACGATCTGCCGGTCATCGGCGCCATGCCCGGTGTCGAAGGTCTGGTCGTTTCGGCAGGGTCCTCAGGCCACGGTTTCAAGACCGGGCCGGCAGTCGGCGAGGCAATCGCCAGACTGGTAACCGAAGGCCCTCAGTCGATCCTGGCGCCGTTTTCGCCCAGCCGCTTCAAGGCCGCGTGA
- a CDS encoding branched-chain amino acid ABC transporter ATP-binding protein/permease — protein sequence MAAVMMSERKPRGFMPAAFRNAAADALCMVAVLLLVALAAFVFGGAAMQRVVTYAAIMLTAVLGLQIFSGNSGIVSFGQAAFVGLGAYATGILTMPSALQRTALRDLPEFLAGYQLSFFAALAVVLVLAVVIGLLTGTPLLRLTGSSASIATLAMLIIVYTLLVAGREITRGSQPFYGVPREVGLWTAAAIASVALIAARLFRETSFGLATRAAANDERGAAAVGVDQRTARLAAWVAGVVAAMAAGAMMAQFLGAFSPRDFYFDLGFTMLAMLIVGGMTSSLGAFAGVIVTIVVIEVVRRFEGGGEVLGLHLPVLFGLTQGVLAIAMILVIWRRPTGLFGERELNLLRRSGRQADMASAAVPQQVGADRLVADHLSRRYAGVVAVDDVSLSFETDSITGIIGPNGAGKTTLLNMLAGDVQPSAGTVSVGGVVRQASAFRFARSGIARTFQNIRVFPHMTVLENVVVAARQVEPDLGRAEAAAMRELSRMGLEKSADQPAARLAYGQRRRLEVARALALKPRFLLLDEPAAGMNAVETAELVSILSAVRAERRIGVVLIEHDMRLVMNLCERIVVIDHGRVIADGTPADVQNNPAVIAAYLGSRTARAKSATAENQPA from the coding sequence ATGGCAGCGGTGATGATGAGCGAGCGCAAGCCGCGCGGCTTCATGCCGGCCGCGTTCCGCAACGCCGCGGCCGATGCATTGTGCATGGTGGCGGTGCTGCTCTTGGTGGCGCTTGCCGCCTTCGTCTTCGGCGGCGCCGCCATGCAGCGCGTCGTCACCTATGCCGCGATCATGCTGACGGCAGTGCTTGGGCTGCAGATTTTCTCCGGCAATAGCGGCATCGTCTCTTTCGGTCAGGCCGCCTTTGTCGGCCTTGGCGCCTACGCCACCGGCATTCTCACCATGCCAAGCGCGCTGCAGCGCACGGCGTTGCGCGATCTGCCGGAATTCCTTGCCGGGTACCAACTCTCCTTCTTCGCGGCGCTGGCCGTCGTCCTGGTTCTGGCTGTCGTCATCGGCTTGCTGACAGGCACGCCCTTGCTTCGACTGACCGGGTCGAGCGCCTCGATCGCCACGCTCGCCATGCTGATCATCGTCTACACGCTACTGGTCGCCGGGCGCGAGATCACCCGAGGCAGCCAGCCATTCTACGGTGTGCCGCGAGAGGTCGGGCTGTGGACCGCCGCGGCGATCGCCTCGGTGGCGCTGATCGCGGCGAGGCTCTTCCGCGAGACCTCCTTCGGTCTTGCCACCCGCGCCGCCGCCAATGACGAGCGCGGCGCCGCCGCCGTCGGCGTCGACCAGCGTACGGCGCGGTTGGCCGCGTGGGTGGCGGGCGTGGTCGCAGCCATGGCCGCCGGCGCCATGATGGCGCAGTTCCTCGGCGCGTTCTCGCCGCGCGACTTCTATTTCGATCTCGGCTTCACCATGCTCGCCATGCTGATCGTCGGCGGCATGACCTCCTCGCTCGGCGCCTTCGCCGGCGTCATCGTCACCATCGTGGTGATCGAGGTGGTGCGCCGCTTCGAGGGCGGCGGCGAGGTGCTCGGCCTGCATCTGCCTGTCCTCTTCGGCCTGACCCAGGGCGTGTTGGCCATCGCCATGATCCTGGTCATCTGGCGCCGGCCCACCGGCCTTTTCGGCGAGCGTGAGCTCAACCTTCTGCGCCGGTCCGGGCGCCAGGCGGACATGGCTTCGGCCGCTGTGCCGCAACAGGTTGGTGCCGACCGGCTGGTGGCCGACCATCTGTCACGCCGCTATGCCGGCGTCGTCGCGGTGGACGACGTCAGCTTGAGCTTCGAGACCGACAGCATCACCGGCATCATCGGACCCAACGGCGCCGGCAAGACGACACTGCTCAACATGCTGGCTGGCGATGTGCAACCCAGTGCGGGAACCGTGTCCGTCGGCGGCGTGGTGCGGCAGGCCTCGGCCTTTCGCTTTGCGCGATCGGGCATTGCCCGCACCTTCCAGAACATCCGCGTCTTTCCGCACATGACGGTGCTGGAAAACGTCGTCGTCGCCGCCCGACAGGTCGAACCGGATCTCGGCCGCGCCGAGGCCGCGGCGATGCGCGAACTGTCCCGCATGGGCCTGGAGAAGTCAGCCGACCAGCCGGCGGCACGGCTCGCCTACGGCCAGCGCCGTCGGCTGGAAGTGGCGCGCGCCCTGGCGCTCAAGCCGCGCTTCCTGCTGCTCGACGAGCCGGCCGCCGGCATGAATGCCGTCGAGACCGCCGAACTCGTCTCCATCCTGTCGGCGGTGCGCGCCGAGCGCCGCATCGGCGTCGTGCTGATCGAGCACGACATGCGGCTGGTGATGAACCTTTGCGAGCGCATCGTCGTCATCGACCATGGCCGCGTCATCGCCGACGGCACGCCGGCCGATGTCCAGAACAACCCCGCCGTCATCGCCGCCTATCTCGGCAGCCGCACGGCGCGCGCCAAGAGCGCAACAGCTGAAAACCAGCCCGCATAG
- a CDS encoding ABC transporter substrate-binding protein has protein sequence MPSLHRLHRAALCAALSGIAAVSTASAEEIIIGAATAQTGGLAPYDQPALAGLRMSIDELNAKGGLGGKYTVKLLIKDTRSDTAQTATVAQELIDAGAKVMITPCDADPSISAGQLTQPLGIPTLTLCGSAPVLTGAVGDVMFGTYPADNVQATAVADFAVSEGKKKVFLLTSPDSTYTANLPEYFGKVFEKKGGAVVGRGTFTMGQPDFSAEITNIKGLADKPDLIMTAAYEPDFPAFIQQLRGAGVTIPVYGADAIGTPTIKALGKLVDGVVYTAAGYAEPGSKLEAFNAAFTKYAGHAPESTYEVNGYEIGLILDQAVKTAGSDDPKAIRDAIANLKDFEGITGKITYAGTDRMPLRPVALMRYDGGEGKHVETLIPAAADVPAP, from the coding sequence ATGCCAAGCCTCCATCGCCTCCACCGCGCTGCCCTGTGCGCGGCCCTGTCAGGCATCGCCGCCGTTTCGACGGCGAGTGCCGAGGAGATCATCATCGGTGCGGCGACCGCGCAGACCGGCGGCCTTGCCCCCTACGACCAGCCGGCCCTTGCCGGGTTGCGCATGTCGATTGACGAGCTCAACGCCAAGGGCGGGCTCGGCGGCAAATACACAGTCAAGCTGCTGATCAAGGACACGCGCTCCGATACCGCGCAGACCGCCACCGTCGCCCAGGAACTGATCGACGCCGGCGCCAAGGTCATGATCACGCCCTGCGATGCCGATCCTTCGATCTCAGCCGGCCAACTCACCCAGCCGCTCGGCATTCCGACCCTGACTTTGTGCGGCTCCGCTCCCGTGCTCACAGGTGCGGTCGGCGACGTCATGTTCGGCACCTATCCGGCCGACAATGTGCAGGCGACGGCGGTGGCCGATTTCGCCGTCTCCGAAGGCAAGAAGAAGGTGTTCCTGCTGACCTCGCCGGACTCCACCTATACCGCCAATCTGCCGGAATATTTCGGCAAGGTGTTCGAGAAGAAGGGCGGCGCCGTCGTCGGCCGCGGCACCTTCACAATGGGCCAGCCGGACTTCTCCGCCGAGATCACCAATATCAAGGGCCTCGCCGATAAGCCGGACCTGATCATGACGGCCGCCTATGAGCCGGATTTCCCGGCCTTCATCCAGCAATTGCGTGGCGCCGGCGTTACCATCCCGGTCTATGGAGCCGATGCCATCGGCACGCCGACCATCAAGGCCCTTGGCAAGCTCGTCGACGGCGTCGTCTATACCGCGGCCGGCTACGCCGAGCCGGGCAGCAAGCTCGAGGCCTTCAACGCCGCCTTCACCAAATATGCCGGCCACGCGCCGGAATCGACCTATGAGGTCAATGGCTACGAGATCGGGCTGATCCTCGATCAGGCGGTCAAGACCGCCGGGTCCGACGATCCCAAGGCCATCCGCGACGCCATCGCCAACCTCAAGGATTTCGAAGGCATCACCGGCAAGATCACCTATGCCGGCACCGACCGCATGCCGCTCAGGCCCGTGGCGCTGATGCGCTACGACGGCGGCGAGGGCAAGCATGTCGAGACCCTGATCCCCGCCGCCGCCGACGTTCCCGCGCCGTGA